A window of Esox lucius isolate fEsoLuc1 chromosome 18, fEsoLuc1.pri, whole genome shotgun sequence contains these coding sequences:
- the senp6a gene encoding sentrin-specific protease 6 isoform X2 — translation MAHNRSFFEALDRSEARRDGGYKQNWSFSLSGGSEEERRHDSTSVVTMDEMDGQQQSSPDGQKSPAMRRFSSADPLKTYENRANSTNHIRALNKYSFTTMSQRHNRTDYLIVSPTQSQGVVLQGRQFQHTHRVPAAVRKSVHSLDLKERKDHSTTQQQIQPVEVESIILTCPESPDNDNLIIKRRVQQQSRKALLEGGCSSPTEVHTVEPLHPNDYLTVCGKCNKSSENHTKCEHCGNLLAPEALRQPTALPASPVARAPIRPHPNAPLHPSPSPNSLSKSSFYGTASTMRVPNLRMDAVMNPPAPVRVTTRAGLLSPHNGRLAAGGLGASCCAGKGGAGKGRRTTAARQHELNDPIVLSSDDDDDEEEEEADRSSTGSVNRLDSISPRPADSAHSSPAPSGGRVEAAVKSSAEEEQEEVMSDFCDIDSRIAIPRRNRMKDQFGNQIPDDSTPKKKQRLSPNKLDSIILDCRSVRVGTLRRMVTKPVIFTADHIQLETEGPEIDALEKVRLRASELISCEWCNVRKLPVLFFQTTPEECLRLRTQLKMSRDKGGLWYDCTGNDSDEKYIVLIFENGLSMHEQLILEEILSEIGQANNISSFPAKLTFDEANIRLVNYNKATKEKVSSGKNNGSKTNTPVPVARTRMSTRQRISTLFDYDDDEDDDMAELQPTFTGPIRKLIVYPPPPAKGGISVTNEDLHCLNDGEFLNDVIIDFYLKYLVLEKLKKADSQRSHVFSSFFYKRLNQRERRNVPDAANLPIQKRKHNRVKTWTRHVDLFQKDFIFVPINESAHWYLAVICFPGLQGPRFESNPLYQAQEPVRTQAVQQGSPPDHCRPLSPEPDHCEPLSPGREEPVAPSEMPRLTHSGPSVEGHPHDERPARQSPSPDGSSEPPKSSGAEVSTQPQFTDGLHRISVCYGSGGDTGDDTYTFSDDQSSCQDECSEDGTLAEEPIAPDSSALSSTPNICKQPCILIMDSLRGPTRSSVVKTLREYLEVEWEVKKGNKRGFGKDQMKGSSPRVPQQDNFSDCGVYILQYVESFFENPLPSFHLPMNLADWFPQQRMKTKREEIKELILKIQTQQETDKKEAGQGSAKGSPGGQEVGEEDSAEGVEIQIQNLPVST, via the exons CTCTGGATAGATCAGAGGCCAGGCGAGATGGAGGGTACAAGCAGAACTGGAGCTTTTCACTTTCTGGTGGcagtgaagaggagaggagacatgA CAGCACATCAGTGGTGACCATGGACGAGATGGACGGACAGCAGCAGTCCTCTCCCGATGGACAGAAG TCCCCGGCTATGCGGCGCTTCTCATCTGCGGATCCTCTGAAAACATATGAAAACAGGGCGAATTCAACTAACCACATACGGGCTCTTAACAAATATTCCTTCACTACAATGTCGCAGAGGCATAACCGGACGGACTATTTAATTGTCAGCCCGACACAGTCTCAAGGTGTTGTTCTCCAGGGGAGACAGTTTCAGCACACCCACCGTGTTCCTGCAGCAGTACGAAAGTCTGTCCACAG CCTTGACTTGAAGGAACG AAAAGACCACAGCACCACGCAACAGCAGATCCAACCAGTCGAGGTAGAGAGCATCATCCTCACCTGCCCGGAGAGCCCAG ACAATGACAACTTGATTATCAAACGGCGTGTCCAGCAGCAGAGTCGGAAGGCCTTGCTGGAGGGCGGTTGTAGCTCTCCTACTGAGGTCCACACAGTGGAG CCTCTCCATCCAAACGATTACCTCACTGTGTGTGGCAAGTGCAACAAGTCAAGTGAAAACCACACCAAGTGTGAACACTGCGGGAACCTGTTGGCGCCCGAGGCCCTCCGCCAACCCACAGCCCTGCCGGCGTCCCCCGTGGCCAGAGCCCCCATCCGACCCCACCCCAATGCCCCCCTGCACCCCTCCCCGAGTCCCAACAGCCTGAGCAAGAGCAGCTTCTACGGGACGGCCTCAACGATGAGGGTGCCGAATCTGCGCATGGACGCTGTGATGAACCCGCCCGCCCCGGTTCGGGTCACCACGCGGGCCGGCCTCCTGTCGCCACACAACGGCAGACTCGCAGCTGGGGGCCTGGGGGCGAGCTGCTGCGCCGGGAAAGGAGGCGCTGGCAAGGGCAGGAGGACGACGGCTGCCAGGCAACATGAGCTCAACGACCCTA TCGTGTTGTCCAgtgacgacgacgacgacgaggaggaggaggaggcggacCGCTCCAGCACGGGCAGCGTCAACAGGCTGGACAGCATCTCCCCGCGGCCCGCGGACTCCGCCCACTCCTCGCCAGCCCCCTCGGGAGGCCGGGTGGAGGCGGCGGTGAAGAGCAGCgcggaggaggagcaggaggaggtcATGTCAGACTTCTGCGACATCGACAGCAGAATTGCGATACCTAGGAGAAACCGTATGAAAGATcag TTTGGAAACCAAATACCTGATGACTCCACACCCAAGAAAAAACAGAGGCTGTCTCCCAACAAGTTGGACAGCATCATACTCGACTGTAGGAGCGTGAGAGTGGGGACTCTACGCCGAATGGTAACCAAGCCTGTCATT tTCACAGCAGATCACATTCAACTTGAAACTGAAG GCCCAGAGATCGACGCTCTGGAGAAGGTTCGCCTGCGAGCGTCCGAGCTGATCAGCTGCGAGTGGTGCAACGTGAGGAAGCTGCCGGTGCTGTTCTTCCAGACCACGCCGGAAGAGTGTCTGCGGCTGCGCACCCAGCTGAAGATGTCCCGTGACAAGGGAGGCCTGTGGTACGACTGTACGGGCAACG ACTCGGATGAGAAGTACATAGTGCTGATCTTTGAGAACGGTCTGTCAATGCATGAGCAGTTGATTCTAGAGGAGATCCTGTCTGAAATCGGCCAGGCCAACAACATCAGTTCATTCCCCGCCAAACTGACATTTGATGAAGCTAATATCAGATTGGTCAACTACAACAaagcaacaaaagaaaag GTAAGCAGCGGTAAGAACAACGGCAGTAAAACCAACACGCCAGTTCCGGTTGCGCGGACACGCATGAGCACTCGCCAACGGATCAGCACGTTGTTTGACTACGACGACGACGAGGACGACGACATGGCCGAGCTCCAACCCACCTTCACCGGACCAATCAGGAA GTTGATTGTCTACCCCCCTCCTCCAGCCAAGGGGGGCATATCAGTGACAAACGAAGACCTCCACTGCCTCAACGATGGAGAATTCCTGAATGACGTCATTATAGACTTTTATTTAAA ATATTTGGTTCtagaaaagttgaaaaaagCAGACTCGCAGAGGAGCCATGTGTTCAgctcattcttttacaaaaGACTcaaccagagagagaggagaaatgtCCCTGATGCGGCTAACCTGCC GATCCAGAAGAGGAAACACAACCGGGTAAAGACGTGGACCAGGCACGTGGATCTGTTCCAGAAGGACTTCATCTTCGTTCCCATCAATGAGTC AGCTCACTGGTACTTGGCAGTGATCTGCTTCCCCGGCCTGCAAGGCCCCCGCTTTGAGTCCAACCCTCTTTATCAGGCCCAGGAGCCGGTCCGGACTCAGGCTGTCCAACAGGGCAGCCCCCCAGACCACTGCCGACCACTCTCCCCAGAGCCTGACCACTGTGAGCCCCTGTCCCCGGGCCGGGAGGAACCCGTGGCCCCGTCAGAGATGCCCCGCCTTACCCACAGTGGGCCTTCTGTGGAGGGACACCCCCACGACGAGCGGCCGGCTAGGCAGTCGCCCAGTCCCGATGGGAGCAGCGAGCCTCCCAAGTCCTCTGGAGCCGAGGTCAGCACCCAGCCACAGTTCACAG ACGGCTTGCACAGAATCAGCGTGTGTTACGGATCCGGTGGCGACACCGGCGATGACACCTACACATTTTCCGATGACCAAAGCTCCTGTCAG GATGAGTGTAGTGAGGACGGCACTCTTGCTGAAGAGCCGATCGCTCCAGACAGCTCAGCGTTGTCCTCAACACCTAACATCTGTAAACA GCCCTGTATTCTAATCATGGACTCGTTACGTGGCCCCACCCGATCTTCCGTGGTTAAAACATTACGAGA GTACCTGGAGGTGGAATGGGAGGTGAAGAAAGGGAACAAGCGTGGCTTCGGTAAAGACCAGATGAAGGGCTCAAGCCCCCGCGTGCCTCAGCAGGACAATTTCAGCGACTGTGGGGTTTACATCCTGCAGTATGTGGAGAGCTTTTTTGAG aATCCACTTCCCAGCTTTCATCTACCCATGAACCTGGCAGATTGGTTCCCACAGCAACGGATGAAGACAAAACGCGAGGAGATCAAGGAGCTCATCCTAAAGATCCAAACCCAGCAGGAGACGGATAAGAAGGAGGCGGGCCAAGGCTCAGCCAAAGGTTCCCCCGGAGGACAGGAGGTGGGCGAGGAGGACTCGGCGGAAGGTGTAGAGATACAGATTCAGAACCTGCCTGTTAGCACCTGA
- the senp6a gene encoding sentrin-specific protease 6 isoform X1: MAHNRSFFEALDRSEARRDGGYKQNWSFSLSGGSEEERRHDSTSVVTMDEMDGQQQSSPDGQKSPAMRRFSSADPLKTYENRANSTNHIRALNKYSFTTMSQRHNRTDYLIVSPTQSQGVVLQGRQFQHTHRVPAAVRKSVHSSLDLKERKDHSTTQQQIQPVEVESIILTCPESPDNDNLIIKRRVQQQSRKALLEGGCSSPTEVHTVEPLHPNDYLTVCGKCNKSSENHTKCEHCGNLLAPEALRQPTALPASPVARAPIRPHPNAPLHPSPSPNSLSKSSFYGTASTMRVPNLRMDAVMNPPAPVRVTTRAGLLSPHNGRLAAGGLGASCCAGKGGAGKGRRTTAARQHELNDPIVLSSDDDDDEEEEEADRSSTGSVNRLDSISPRPADSAHSSPAPSGGRVEAAVKSSAEEEQEEVMSDFCDIDSRIAIPRRNRMKDQFGNQIPDDSTPKKKQRLSPNKLDSIILDCRSVRVGTLRRMVTKPVIFTADHIQLETEGPEIDALEKVRLRASELISCEWCNVRKLPVLFFQTTPEECLRLRTQLKMSRDKGGLWYDCTGNDSDEKYIVLIFENGLSMHEQLILEEILSEIGQANNISSFPAKLTFDEANIRLVNYNKATKEKVSSGKNNGSKTNTPVPVARTRMSTRQRISTLFDYDDDEDDDMAELQPTFTGPIRKLIVYPPPPAKGGISVTNEDLHCLNDGEFLNDVIIDFYLKYLVLEKLKKADSQRSHVFSSFFYKRLNQRERRNVPDAANLPIQKRKHNRVKTWTRHVDLFQKDFIFVPINESAHWYLAVICFPGLQGPRFESNPLYQAQEPVRTQAVQQGSPPDHCRPLSPEPDHCEPLSPGREEPVAPSEMPRLTHSGPSVEGHPHDERPARQSPSPDGSSEPPKSSGAEVSTQPQFTDGLHRISVCYGSGGDTGDDTYTFSDDQSSCQDECSEDGTLAEEPIAPDSSALSSTPNICKQPCILIMDSLRGPTRSSVVKTLREYLEVEWEVKKGNKRGFGKDQMKGSSPRVPQQDNFSDCGVYILQYVESFFENPLPSFHLPMNLADWFPQQRMKTKREEIKELILKIQTQQETDKKEAGQGSAKGSPGGQEVGEEDSAEGVEIQIQNLPVST; this comes from the exons CTCTGGATAGATCAGAGGCCAGGCGAGATGGAGGGTACAAGCAGAACTGGAGCTTTTCACTTTCTGGTGGcagtgaagaggagaggagacatgA CAGCACATCAGTGGTGACCATGGACGAGATGGACGGACAGCAGCAGTCCTCTCCCGATGGACAGAAG TCCCCGGCTATGCGGCGCTTCTCATCTGCGGATCCTCTGAAAACATATGAAAACAGGGCGAATTCAACTAACCACATACGGGCTCTTAACAAATATTCCTTCACTACAATGTCGCAGAGGCATAACCGGACGGACTATTTAATTGTCAGCCCGACACAGTCTCAAGGTGTTGTTCTCCAGGGGAGACAGTTTCAGCACACCCACCGTGTTCCTGCAGCAGTACGAAAGTCTGTCCACAG CAGCCTTGACTTGAAGGAACG AAAAGACCACAGCACCACGCAACAGCAGATCCAACCAGTCGAGGTAGAGAGCATCATCCTCACCTGCCCGGAGAGCCCAG ACAATGACAACTTGATTATCAAACGGCGTGTCCAGCAGCAGAGTCGGAAGGCCTTGCTGGAGGGCGGTTGTAGCTCTCCTACTGAGGTCCACACAGTGGAG CCTCTCCATCCAAACGATTACCTCACTGTGTGTGGCAAGTGCAACAAGTCAAGTGAAAACCACACCAAGTGTGAACACTGCGGGAACCTGTTGGCGCCCGAGGCCCTCCGCCAACCCACAGCCCTGCCGGCGTCCCCCGTGGCCAGAGCCCCCATCCGACCCCACCCCAATGCCCCCCTGCACCCCTCCCCGAGTCCCAACAGCCTGAGCAAGAGCAGCTTCTACGGGACGGCCTCAACGATGAGGGTGCCGAATCTGCGCATGGACGCTGTGATGAACCCGCCCGCCCCGGTTCGGGTCACCACGCGGGCCGGCCTCCTGTCGCCACACAACGGCAGACTCGCAGCTGGGGGCCTGGGGGCGAGCTGCTGCGCCGGGAAAGGAGGCGCTGGCAAGGGCAGGAGGACGACGGCTGCCAGGCAACATGAGCTCAACGACCCTA TCGTGTTGTCCAgtgacgacgacgacgacgaggaggaggaggaggcggacCGCTCCAGCACGGGCAGCGTCAACAGGCTGGACAGCATCTCCCCGCGGCCCGCGGACTCCGCCCACTCCTCGCCAGCCCCCTCGGGAGGCCGGGTGGAGGCGGCGGTGAAGAGCAGCgcggaggaggagcaggaggaggtcATGTCAGACTTCTGCGACATCGACAGCAGAATTGCGATACCTAGGAGAAACCGTATGAAAGATcag TTTGGAAACCAAATACCTGATGACTCCACACCCAAGAAAAAACAGAGGCTGTCTCCCAACAAGTTGGACAGCATCATACTCGACTGTAGGAGCGTGAGAGTGGGGACTCTACGCCGAATGGTAACCAAGCCTGTCATT tTCACAGCAGATCACATTCAACTTGAAACTGAAG GCCCAGAGATCGACGCTCTGGAGAAGGTTCGCCTGCGAGCGTCCGAGCTGATCAGCTGCGAGTGGTGCAACGTGAGGAAGCTGCCGGTGCTGTTCTTCCAGACCACGCCGGAAGAGTGTCTGCGGCTGCGCACCCAGCTGAAGATGTCCCGTGACAAGGGAGGCCTGTGGTACGACTGTACGGGCAACG ACTCGGATGAGAAGTACATAGTGCTGATCTTTGAGAACGGTCTGTCAATGCATGAGCAGTTGATTCTAGAGGAGATCCTGTCTGAAATCGGCCAGGCCAACAACATCAGTTCATTCCCCGCCAAACTGACATTTGATGAAGCTAATATCAGATTGGTCAACTACAACAaagcaacaaaagaaaag GTAAGCAGCGGTAAGAACAACGGCAGTAAAACCAACACGCCAGTTCCGGTTGCGCGGACACGCATGAGCACTCGCCAACGGATCAGCACGTTGTTTGACTACGACGACGACGAGGACGACGACATGGCCGAGCTCCAACCCACCTTCACCGGACCAATCAGGAA GTTGATTGTCTACCCCCCTCCTCCAGCCAAGGGGGGCATATCAGTGACAAACGAAGACCTCCACTGCCTCAACGATGGAGAATTCCTGAATGACGTCATTATAGACTTTTATTTAAA ATATTTGGTTCtagaaaagttgaaaaaagCAGACTCGCAGAGGAGCCATGTGTTCAgctcattcttttacaaaaGACTcaaccagagagagaggagaaatgtCCCTGATGCGGCTAACCTGCC GATCCAGAAGAGGAAACACAACCGGGTAAAGACGTGGACCAGGCACGTGGATCTGTTCCAGAAGGACTTCATCTTCGTTCCCATCAATGAGTC AGCTCACTGGTACTTGGCAGTGATCTGCTTCCCCGGCCTGCAAGGCCCCCGCTTTGAGTCCAACCCTCTTTATCAGGCCCAGGAGCCGGTCCGGACTCAGGCTGTCCAACAGGGCAGCCCCCCAGACCACTGCCGACCACTCTCCCCAGAGCCTGACCACTGTGAGCCCCTGTCCCCGGGCCGGGAGGAACCCGTGGCCCCGTCAGAGATGCCCCGCCTTACCCACAGTGGGCCTTCTGTGGAGGGACACCCCCACGACGAGCGGCCGGCTAGGCAGTCGCCCAGTCCCGATGGGAGCAGCGAGCCTCCCAAGTCCTCTGGAGCCGAGGTCAGCACCCAGCCACAGTTCACAG ACGGCTTGCACAGAATCAGCGTGTGTTACGGATCCGGTGGCGACACCGGCGATGACACCTACACATTTTCCGATGACCAAAGCTCCTGTCAG GATGAGTGTAGTGAGGACGGCACTCTTGCTGAAGAGCCGATCGCTCCAGACAGCTCAGCGTTGTCCTCAACACCTAACATCTGTAAACA GCCCTGTATTCTAATCATGGACTCGTTACGTGGCCCCACCCGATCTTCCGTGGTTAAAACATTACGAGA GTACCTGGAGGTGGAATGGGAGGTGAAGAAAGGGAACAAGCGTGGCTTCGGTAAAGACCAGATGAAGGGCTCAAGCCCCCGCGTGCCTCAGCAGGACAATTTCAGCGACTGTGGGGTTTACATCCTGCAGTATGTGGAGAGCTTTTTTGAG aATCCACTTCCCAGCTTTCATCTACCCATGAACCTGGCAGATTGGTTCCCACAGCAACGGATGAAGACAAAACGCGAGGAGATCAAGGAGCTCATCCTAAAGATCCAAACCCAGCAGGAGACGGATAAGAAGGAGGCGGGCCAAGGCTCAGCCAAAGGTTCCCCCGGAGGACAGGAGGTGGGCGAGGAGGACTCGGCGGAAGGTGTAGAGATACAGATTCAGAACCTGCCTGTTAGCACCTGA
- the senp6a gene encoding sentrin-specific protease 6 isoform X3 has protein sequence MAHNRSFFEALDRSEARRDGGYKQNWSFSLSGGSEEERRHDTSVVTMDEMDGQQQSSPDGQKSPAMRRFSSADPLKTYENRANSTNHIRALNKYSFTTMSQRHNRTDYLIVSPTQSQGVVLQGRQFQHTHRVPAAVRKSVHSSLDLKERKDHSTTQQQIQPVEVESIILTCPESPDNDNLIIKRRVQQQSRKALLEGGCSSPTEVHTVEPLHPNDYLTVCGKCNKSSENHTKCEHCGNLLAPEALRQPTALPASPVARAPIRPHPNAPLHPSPSPNSLSKSSFYGTASTMRVPNLRMDAVMNPPAPVRVTTRAGLLSPHNGRLAAGGLGASCCAGKGGAGKGRRTTAARQHELNDPIVLSSDDDDDEEEEEADRSSTGSVNRLDSISPRPADSAHSSPAPSGGRVEAAVKSSAEEEQEEVMSDFCDIDSRIAIPRRNRMKDQFGNQIPDDSTPKKKQRLSPNKLDSIILDCRSVRVGTLRRMVTKPVIFTADHIQLETEGPEIDALEKVRLRASELISCEWCNVRKLPVLFFQTTPEECLRLRTQLKMSRDKGGLWYDCTGNDSDEKYIVLIFENGLSMHEQLILEEILSEIGQANNISSFPAKLTFDEANIRLVNYNKATKEKVSSGKNNGSKTNTPVPVARTRMSTRQRISTLFDYDDDEDDDMAELQPTFTGPIRKLIVYPPPPAKGGISVTNEDLHCLNDGEFLNDVIIDFYLKYLVLEKLKKADSQRSHVFSSFFYKRLNQRERRNVPDAANLPIQKRKHNRVKTWTRHVDLFQKDFIFVPINESAHWYLAVICFPGLQGPRFESNPLYQAQEPVRTQAVQQGSPPDHCRPLSPEPDHCEPLSPGREEPVAPSEMPRLTHSGPSVEGHPHDERPARQSPSPDGSSEPPKSSGAEVSTQPQFTDGLHRISVCYGSGGDTGDDTYTFSDDQSSCQDECSEDGTLAEEPIAPDSSALSSTPNICKQPCILIMDSLRGPTRSSVVKTLREYLEVEWEVKKGNKRGFGKDQMKGSSPRVPQQDNFSDCGVYILQYVESFFENPLPSFHLPMNLADWFPQQRMKTKREEIKELILKIQTQQETDKKEAGQGSAKGSPGGQEVGEEDSAEGVEIQIQNLPVST, from the exons CTCTGGATAGATCAGAGGCCAGGCGAGATGGAGGGTACAAGCAGAACTGGAGCTTTTCACTTTCTGGTGGcagtgaagaggagaggagacatgA CACATCAGTGGTGACCATGGACGAGATGGACGGACAGCAGCAGTCCTCTCCCGATGGACAGAAG TCCCCGGCTATGCGGCGCTTCTCATCTGCGGATCCTCTGAAAACATATGAAAACAGGGCGAATTCAACTAACCACATACGGGCTCTTAACAAATATTCCTTCACTACAATGTCGCAGAGGCATAACCGGACGGACTATTTAATTGTCAGCCCGACACAGTCTCAAGGTGTTGTTCTCCAGGGGAGACAGTTTCAGCACACCCACCGTGTTCCTGCAGCAGTACGAAAGTCTGTCCACAG CAGCCTTGACTTGAAGGAACG AAAAGACCACAGCACCACGCAACAGCAGATCCAACCAGTCGAGGTAGAGAGCATCATCCTCACCTGCCCGGAGAGCCCAG ACAATGACAACTTGATTATCAAACGGCGTGTCCAGCAGCAGAGTCGGAAGGCCTTGCTGGAGGGCGGTTGTAGCTCTCCTACTGAGGTCCACACAGTGGAG CCTCTCCATCCAAACGATTACCTCACTGTGTGTGGCAAGTGCAACAAGTCAAGTGAAAACCACACCAAGTGTGAACACTGCGGGAACCTGTTGGCGCCCGAGGCCCTCCGCCAACCCACAGCCCTGCCGGCGTCCCCCGTGGCCAGAGCCCCCATCCGACCCCACCCCAATGCCCCCCTGCACCCCTCCCCGAGTCCCAACAGCCTGAGCAAGAGCAGCTTCTACGGGACGGCCTCAACGATGAGGGTGCCGAATCTGCGCATGGACGCTGTGATGAACCCGCCCGCCCCGGTTCGGGTCACCACGCGGGCCGGCCTCCTGTCGCCACACAACGGCAGACTCGCAGCTGGGGGCCTGGGGGCGAGCTGCTGCGCCGGGAAAGGAGGCGCTGGCAAGGGCAGGAGGACGACGGCTGCCAGGCAACATGAGCTCAACGACCCTA TCGTGTTGTCCAgtgacgacgacgacgacgaggaggaggaggaggcggacCGCTCCAGCACGGGCAGCGTCAACAGGCTGGACAGCATCTCCCCGCGGCCCGCGGACTCCGCCCACTCCTCGCCAGCCCCCTCGGGAGGCCGGGTGGAGGCGGCGGTGAAGAGCAGCgcggaggaggagcaggaggaggtcATGTCAGACTTCTGCGACATCGACAGCAGAATTGCGATACCTAGGAGAAACCGTATGAAAGATcag TTTGGAAACCAAATACCTGATGACTCCACACCCAAGAAAAAACAGAGGCTGTCTCCCAACAAGTTGGACAGCATCATACTCGACTGTAGGAGCGTGAGAGTGGGGACTCTACGCCGAATGGTAACCAAGCCTGTCATT tTCACAGCAGATCACATTCAACTTGAAACTGAAG GCCCAGAGATCGACGCTCTGGAGAAGGTTCGCCTGCGAGCGTCCGAGCTGATCAGCTGCGAGTGGTGCAACGTGAGGAAGCTGCCGGTGCTGTTCTTCCAGACCACGCCGGAAGAGTGTCTGCGGCTGCGCACCCAGCTGAAGATGTCCCGTGACAAGGGAGGCCTGTGGTACGACTGTACGGGCAACG ACTCGGATGAGAAGTACATAGTGCTGATCTTTGAGAACGGTCTGTCAATGCATGAGCAGTTGATTCTAGAGGAGATCCTGTCTGAAATCGGCCAGGCCAACAACATCAGTTCATTCCCCGCCAAACTGACATTTGATGAAGCTAATATCAGATTGGTCAACTACAACAaagcaacaaaagaaaag GTAAGCAGCGGTAAGAACAACGGCAGTAAAACCAACACGCCAGTTCCGGTTGCGCGGACACGCATGAGCACTCGCCAACGGATCAGCACGTTGTTTGACTACGACGACGACGAGGACGACGACATGGCCGAGCTCCAACCCACCTTCACCGGACCAATCAGGAA GTTGATTGTCTACCCCCCTCCTCCAGCCAAGGGGGGCATATCAGTGACAAACGAAGACCTCCACTGCCTCAACGATGGAGAATTCCTGAATGACGTCATTATAGACTTTTATTTAAA ATATTTGGTTCtagaaaagttgaaaaaagCAGACTCGCAGAGGAGCCATGTGTTCAgctcattcttttacaaaaGACTcaaccagagagagaggagaaatgtCCCTGATGCGGCTAACCTGCC GATCCAGAAGAGGAAACACAACCGGGTAAAGACGTGGACCAGGCACGTGGATCTGTTCCAGAAGGACTTCATCTTCGTTCCCATCAATGAGTC AGCTCACTGGTACTTGGCAGTGATCTGCTTCCCCGGCCTGCAAGGCCCCCGCTTTGAGTCCAACCCTCTTTATCAGGCCCAGGAGCCGGTCCGGACTCAGGCTGTCCAACAGGGCAGCCCCCCAGACCACTGCCGACCACTCTCCCCAGAGCCTGACCACTGTGAGCCCCTGTCCCCGGGCCGGGAGGAACCCGTGGCCCCGTCAGAGATGCCCCGCCTTACCCACAGTGGGCCTTCTGTGGAGGGACACCCCCACGACGAGCGGCCGGCTAGGCAGTCGCCCAGTCCCGATGGGAGCAGCGAGCCTCCCAAGTCCTCTGGAGCCGAGGTCAGCACCCAGCCACAGTTCACAG ACGGCTTGCACAGAATCAGCGTGTGTTACGGATCCGGTGGCGACACCGGCGATGACACCTACACATTTTCCGATGACCAAAGCTCCTGTCAG GATGAGTGTAGTGAGGACGGCACTCTTGCTGAAGAGCCGATCGCTCCAGACAGCTCAGCGTTGTCCTCAACACCTAACATCTGTAAACA GCCCTGTATTCTAATCATGGACTCGTTACGTGGCCCCACCCGATCTTCCGTGGTTAAAACATTACGAGA GTACCTGGAGGTGGAATGGGAGGTGAAGAAAGGGAACAAGCGTGGCTTCGGTAAAGACCAGATGAAGGGCTCAAGCCCCCGCGTGCCTCAGCAGGACAATTTCAGCGACTGTGGGGTTTACATCCTGCAGTATGTGGAGAGCTTTTTTGAG aATCCACTTCCCAGCTTTCATCTACCCATGAACCTGGCAGATTGGTTCCCACAGCAACGGATGAAGACAAAACGCGAGGAGATCAAGGAGCTCATCCTAAAGATCCAAACCCAGCAGGAGACGGATAAGAAGGAGGCGGGCCAAGGCTCAGCCAAAGGTTCCCCCGGAGGACAGGAGGTGGGCGAGGAGGACTCGGCGGAAGGTGTAGAGATACAGATTCAGAACCTGCCTGTTAGCACCTGA